From Trichoplusia ni isolate ovarian cell line Hi5 chromosome 8, tn1, whole genome shotgun sequence, one genomic window encodes:
- the LOC113496727 gene encoding uncharacterized protein LOC113496727, translated as MGDFNTDLLSENSLRSRKLLEIIRSSSLHVLPLQATHHIIDGHDTWLDLILSSSPSLVSASGQLPAPGFSHHDLIFLSYSLKPPKPRPRVLHLRSFGRMDVEKLHRDASHLKWDDLYSAPNIDTKVNIFCRLIKDLYDIHALVHKVKIKRLPAPWMTRGVRMMMRRRDRLFRRFRRERCENNWRLFKAARNKCNQVIRNAKRQHILNNLSSSSPVDVWKFLGSLGIGRMRNLDNQFTLGLDDINAHFSTTYPMDQQAMSRTLRQLSALTRPNIQAFSFSPVAEDDVKRIILSIKSNAVGADAISRRMITPILEFLLSPISHIINFSLWSGQVPEQWRMAYVIPLPKVPNPTLPSHFRPISILPFLSKVLEACVHKQLYLHISRHHLLNPLQSGFRPGHSTTSALLKVTHDIRAGMEDTKATVVVLVDFSNAFNTLYVQASVGDISRAIDLINEDLDHVRDWSERFGLVVNPSKCQSIIVGSQRTLRRLEELAVPPIVFNGSIISVSQTVKNLGLLMDSSLSWQAQDLFRFLAGGLASNS; from the exons ATGGGCGATTTTAACACAGACCTCCTTTCCGAAAATTCCCTTCGCTCCCGTAAACTCCTCGAAATTATAAGGTCCTCAAGTCTTCATGTTCTTCCCCTTCAAGCCACTCACCACATCATTGACGGACATGATACCTGGCTTGACCTTATCCTTTCTTCGAGTCCTTCCTTGGTCTCAGCCTCCGGACAACTTCCTGCCCCTGGTTTTTCCCACCACGACCTCATCTTCCTCTCGTACAGCCTTAAACCCCCTAAACCCCGTCCTAGGGTACTGCACTTGCGTTCTTTTGGCCGTATGGATGTGGAGAAATTGCATAGGGATGCTTCTCATCTAAAATGGGACGACTTGTATAGTGCACCTAACATCGACACTAAAGTCAACATTTTTTGCAGGCTAATTAAGGACTTGTACGACATACATGCCCTGGTCCACAAAGTTAAAATCAAACGTCTGCCTGCTCCTTGGATGACCAGGGGAGTTCGCATGATGATGCGGCGACGGGATAGGTTGTTTCGCAGGTTTAGGAGGGAGCGTTGTGAAAATAACTGGCGCCTATTTAAAGCTGCAAGGAATAAGTGTAACCAGGTGATACGTAACGCCAAACGCCAGCACATTCTCAACAATTTATCTTCCTCCTCCCCTGTCGATGTCTGGAAGTTCCTCGGTTCTTTGGGCATTGGCAGGATGAGGAACCTGGACAATCAGTTCACTCTTGGCTTGGATGACATAAATGCACATTTCTCTACCACTTACCCCATGGACCAACAAGCCATGAGTCGTACTTTAAGGCAGCTGTCTGCATTAACCCGGCCTAACATTCAAGCTTTTTCATTTTCACCAGTAGCCGAAGATGACGTCAAAAGGATTATCCTCTCCATCAAATCCAACGCTGTAGGGGCTGACGCCATCAGCCGTCGCATGATCACTCCCATCCTAGAATTCCTGCTCTCTCCGATTTcccatattataaatttttcccTCTGGTCTGGTCAAGTTCCCGAACAATGGCGTATGGCGTACGTCATTCCTTTACCAAAAGTCCCCAATCCTACCTTGCCTAGTCATTTTCGTCCTATCTCCATACTCCCATTCCTGTCCAAAGTGTTGGAAGCTTGTGTCCATAAGCAACTGTACCTGCACATCTCGCGGCACCATCTTTTAAACCCGCTCCAGTCTGGTTTCAGGCCTGGTCACAGCACAACGTCCGCTCTTCTTAAAGTTACTCACGATATTAGGGCGGGCATGGAGGATACTAAGGCTACTGTCGTGGTACTGGTTGATTTCTCGAACGCCTTTAATACC CTTTACGTGCAGGCTAGTGTGGGGGACATTTCCAGGGCGATAGACTTGATCAACGAAGACCTTGATCACGTCCGGGACTGGTCTGAGAGGTTTGGTCTGGTGGTGAACCCCTCTAAGTGCCAATCGATTATCGTAGGCAGTCAACGCACGCTTCGCAGATTGGAGGAGTTAGCCGTTCCCCCCATCGTATTCAATGGCTCAATTATTAGCGTCAGCCAAACTGTAAAAAATCTTGGCCTGCTCATGGACTCATCACTGAGTTGGCAAGCTCAG GATCTTTTTCGATTTTTGGCGGGCGGgctcgcgagcaacagctag